Proteins encoded within one genomic window of Amorphoplanes friuliensis DSM 7358:
- the rho gene encoding transcription termination factor Rho encodes MSDTTDVTSGVSDVADDGATTAAVTKRRRGGTGLSAMLLPELQSLAASLGISGTARMRKGELITAISERQNGGAPAAPAKSTPRTRSTNGSAAAAAVVEPVTAPPVAAPVAKAPPAQAAAVQAPAVQASAAQPEAAQAPAVQAQAPAAQAPVAEAAPSVADRSAAPATTEQPATEGESGRRSRRDQNRDNAPADGQGDGERTERTDRGDRPERGERNRDRQRNPRSEGGERNDRNDRGDRPDRGERNDRGPRTENGPRNDNGPRNDNGPRNDNAPRNDNAPRNDNGPRNDSNDDEDGDNGEGGRRSRRSRFRDRRRGRDRDGEAGGGGGRDGGREGGRDSGRDGGREPHVNDDDVLVPVAGILDVLDNYAFVRTTGYLSGPNDVYVSMSQVKKHGLRRGDAVTGAVRAAPRNEGSGDQRRDKYNPLVRLDTINGMEPEEARRRPEFYKLTPLYPQERLRLETEAHILTTRVIDLVMPLGKGQRALIVSPPKAGKTMVLQAIANAITHNNPECHLMVVLVDERPEEVTDMQRSVKGEVIAATFDRPPQDHTTVAELAIERAKRLVELGHDVVVLLDSVTRLGRSYNLAAPASGRIMSGGIDSTALYPPKRFLGAARNIENGGSLTILATALVETGSMMDTVIFEEFKGTGNAELKLDRKIADRRTFPAIDIHPSGTRKEEILLGKEELAIVHKLRKVLSSLESSAALDLLLDRLKQSRTNIEFLMQIAKSTPGE; translated from the coding sequence TTGAGCGACACCACCGACGTGACGTCGGGTGTTTCTGACGTCGCTGACGACGGCGCCACCACCGCGGCTGTCACCAAGCGTCGTCGTGGCGGCACCGGGCTGTCGGCGATGCTGCTGCCCGAGTTGCAGAGTCTCGCCGCGTCCCTCGGCATCTCCGGCACCGCGCGGATGCGCAAGGGCGAGCTCATCACCGCCATCTCGGAGCGTCAGAACGGCGGGGCTCCGGCCGCGCCCGCCAAGAGCACCCCCCGTACGCGCAGCACGAACGGCTCCGCCGCTGCTGCGGCAGTTGTCGAGCCCGTGACGGCTCCGCCGGTCGCCGCCCCCGTGGCGAAGGCCCCGCCGGCGCAGGCCGCTGCAGTGCAGGCCCCGGCTGTTCAGGCTTCCGCTGCCCAGCCCGAGGCTGCTCAGGCCCCGGCCGTCCAGGCTCAGGCTCCGGCTGCTCAGGCCCCTGTGGCCGAGGCCGCCCCGAGCGTCGCTGACCGGTCCGCGGCTCCCGCGACGACCGAGCAGCCCGCGACCGAGGGTGAGTCCGGCCGCCGCAGCCGCCGCGATCAGAACCGTGACAACGCTCCGGCCGACGGCCAGGGCGACGGCGAGCGCACCGAGCGGACCGATCGCGGTGACCGGCCCGAGCGTGGCGAGCGCAACCGGGACCGTCAGCGCAACCCGCGGTCCGAGGGCGGCGAGCGCAACGACCGGAACGATCGCGGGGATCGCCCCGATCGTGGCGAGCGCAACGACCGCGGCCCGCGCACCGAGAACGGCCCGCGGAACGACAACGGGCCCCGGAACGACAACGGTCCGCGGAACGACAACGCGCCCCGCAATGACAACGCGCCGCGCAACGACAACGGTCCGCGCAACGACAGCAACGACGACGAGGACGGCGACAACGGCGAGGGCGGTCGGCGCAGCCGGCGCAGCCGGTTCCGTGACCGCCGCCGTGGCCGCGACCGTGACGGCGAGGCCGGTGGCGGTGGTGGCCGCGACGGCGGCCGTGAGGGCGGGCGCGACAGTGGCCGCGACGGTGGCCGCGAGCCCCACGTCAACGACGACGACGTCCTCGTGCCGGTGGCAGGCATCCTCGACGTGCTGGACAACTACGCGTTCGTCCGCACGACGGGTTACCTCTCCGGCCCCAACGACGTCTACGTCTCGATGTCGCAGGTCAAGAAGCACGGGCTGCGCCGCGGTGACGCGGTCACCGGCGCCGTGCGGGCGGCCCCGCGCAACGAGGGCAGTGGCGACCAGCGCCGCGACAAGTACAACCCGCTGGTCCGGCTGGACACCATCAACGGCATGGAGCCCGAGGAGGCCCGCCGGCGTCCCGAGTTCTACAAGCTGACCCCGCTGTACCCGCAGGAGAGGCTGCGTCTCGAGACCGAGGCGCACATCCTCACCACGCGGGTCATCGACCTGGTCATGCCGCTCGGCAAGGGCCAGCGCGCCCTGATCGTCTCGCCGCCGAAGGCCGGTAAGACGATGGTGCTGCAGGCGATCGCCAACGCGATCACCCACAACAACCCCGAGTGCCACCTGATGGTCGTGCTTGTCGACGAGCGCCCCGAAGAGGTCACCGACATGCAGCGCTCGGTCAAGGGCGAGGTCATCGCGGCCACGTTCGACCGGCCGCCGCAGGACCACACCACGGTCGCCGAGCTGGCGATCGAGCGGGCCAAGCGCCTGGTCGAGCTGGGCCACGACGTGGTCGTGCTGCTCGACTCGGTGACGCGGCTCGGCCGGTCGTACAACCTGGCGGCTCCGGCCTCCGGCCGCATCATGTCCGGTGGTATCGATTCGACGGCGCTCTACCCGCCGAAGCGGTTCCTCGGTGCGGCGCGCAACATCGAGAACGGTGGTTCGCTCACCATTCTCGCGACGGCGCTGGTGGAGACCGGCTCGATGATGGACACGGTCATCTTCGAGGAGTTCAAGGGCACCGGCAACGCGGAGCTCAAGCTCGACCGGAAGATCGCGGACCGGCGTACGTTCCCGGCCATCGACATCCACCCGTCGGGTACGCGTAAGGAAGAGATCCTGCTCGGCAAGGAAGAGCTGGCGATCGTCCACAAGCTGCGCAAGGTGCTGAGCTCGCTGGAGTCCTCGGCCGCTCTGGACCTCCTGCTCGACCGGCTCAAGCAGTCCCGGACGAACATCGAGTTCCTGATGCAGATCGCCAAGTCCACGCCTGGCGAGTAA